CCGTGTCGGTGCTGAAAGTGCAGCGGTAGAAACCACCGTCTTCCTGCTCCACATACACCAGGTGCAAACTGACATCCAGACTGTCTGCACAGCCAATACGGCCCCTGTCGCTGTAGTCTTCACCTACAAGACCCCCCTCCACCTTCTTACACACTCCAATGATGCTCCACTGTTGCTCATGAACCATCTTCTCCATAATGACCTGGAGAACGGTAGCGTTGTGTGTGGGGTTACAGCTGATGGTCAGGTTGTCATTCAGCTCAGCTACCAACTCTGTGTCTGTCTTTAAAACCTCTGGGGTGGGAGCCTGTGTgaaatcatcttcttcttcttcaggggGCTCATCTGTCAACACCGGAAAACAGAGATTAACAAGTTGTTTCCTGTGTGAAAAAAAGTAGAGAGAATTTTAAGAAATCGTGACAgaaggaaaataatgaaaatctaaagtTTCATTTCCAGCATCAGATCACAGTGACGTATATTGACTCAGAATTTCCACCCCCGTGTTTTCTTGTAATGAAAGCTATTGATATATTATTTCCAATTAATTCAAGCCATTTCTTAATAGTGACaatactgtagaccaggggtgtcaaactcattttagctcaggggccacatacagcctaatatgaaataaagtgggccgcaccagtaaaataatgtaaataataggataagaacttagaaataatatcaactccaaaagttttctctatgtttttaagtgaaaaaagtaaaattctgtaatcaaaatgtttacatctatgaaccgtacttaaacgtaacctgaacaaatatgaacaacctgaaaattcttacgaaaaataagtgtaattttaacaatattacacctcagtttatcatttatacatgtgcatcacaacttacagatcacagtggatctacaaatacacacatttgataataggcagaatattgttaaaatactaaatatttctcttaagacatttcaggttgttcatattttttgtgaaaagccagtctgtaaatgtaaaaatgtttgtgtaatttttcttttttgacactaaaacaaaaagaaaaaaaaaaaaaaaaaaaagctttttttcattattttataggttattatgatagtattttactggtctgacccacttcagattgaacatctttgattgataatatctttagtgtaatttttaccatttcacaaattcatcccaggggccggattggaccctttggcaggccggatttggcccccgagccgcatgtttgacacctgtgctgtagaccaTAGTAAGAGTGTCAGCTAACTTTACCTAAATCCTCCACCTGAATGTTCCTGGTCCAGGGTCCTTGAGGGAATGTCTGAACAGAGCAGTGGTAAATCCCAATATCCTGATGAGTgacattcttcaaggaaatacttCCATCCATCGGTGTTTTCCTCAGAAACTCTATCCTTTCTCGGTACTGGTAAGAAAACGCCACTCCATACTCAGGATGAAAAACAGCTACGGGGTCTTTGTCTGGTATTTTGGTCCAGGACACCATGCTGAGGTTGCCTTCCCATGGACATAAACAGTCCAGAATCATCCCTTCCTCCAGACGAACTGTATGGACAGCCTCTCCCTGCTGGACAGCAACTGGATAGtgcatttattcatgtttatttcgTTTTTCAGAATATTGACAAAATATAGaaatgatcattttttaatttaactacTTAAACAACCAATTATTAACAGGGTGCCACTTTATAcattaaaatgtaatattttacatCCATTTGGTGAGAATCAAACCTATGCAATGTCTCTGAAAAAGTGTTTTCCCCCTGAATCTCTTCCACTTTAGATGAACACAAGCCTTCACAGCTCTGAGGCCATCCCCTGGGTAATGGTAATTAGGCAAATTTGAGCCAGTACACATAAACACAACTGACAATAGCTAGTGATCAAGCCTCCAAGTTTTCAAAGCCTTTTATCTGAGCTGAATGACAACTGATTCTCAAGTCCGGTGATGCCCTTGGGAGAGTTCTGTTAGGTTTGGAATATTAATGCCTCAAAGTAGTAGAAGTGAACTCACTATATTCCCAGGCAATGTAACCAAACAGGATGAGTAAAGGATTATTACTGCTTTTTAACAGTCTGTTTACACTGACTACaatataaatacattaaatactcTCAGTAAGTACTCTAAAAGGCAAAATAAATACTTTCCTATGCAAACTTTTAAATTGTTATAGGATTTTATTGAAGAATATCTTTTAAAACTGCTTTAGAAATAATAATAGAGCCATACCTTTAAGAAAAGGGAGAAAGACGAGTACCACGAAGTACCAGTGGTCCTTTTTCACAGCTTCCATCTTGCCCCGCTGAGGGAGAATGAAAGCTGCATTGATGAGATGAGTAGAGAGGCACCCAAGCTGCACTTCCTGCTAGCTCTCTGGCTACAGAGAAGCACTTGAGCCATTGGAGCACACTTCACGATAGGCCAGTGTTAGCTTGTTCCACAAAGAGGGGAACTGCAAATAGGAAGTAAAAGTGCCATAATGCTGCTTATTTGGTTTCTAGATTGTAATTTTTGTTGCTCTAGGCTCTTTAGTAATTCTGCACAGTAAGGTATGCAAGTTAAAACGCCTCCATTGAGAACctgactttttaatttttattttttttagatatttcaaaaaagaaaatcatgattGCAAGTTCCGTTGTCACCTTATTTTGGAAACCATCTTTACCCCCGCTGAGCTTTTGTAATCTCAGTTCTCCACTCTCAAAAATTGttgtttgcattgtttttttttttgttttgttttgttttttaaacacaaACAGAGAAATGAGAAACAAAAATCTGCCACTTTGCTTTAATATTCGCACTGAAATTTGACAAATATGaaacatgataaaaaataaatacaacagcACAATCAGTTATTTAGCAGCTGGGAAAGGTTTTCAAGGCACTTCAACAGGTAGGATCTCACAGGCTCCTGCTTCTGGTCTGTATCTGTAGTTAGAGGGAGAAAAAGCAAACAATTCAATCTGCAAACCACATTGTTCAGACACAGCGCCAGGAGAGATGCTGGCTTGCCATCATCAAAGTGAATAAATGCATACCCTTTTTAGAGTTGGTATAAGCCTCTTCAAGTCTCAATCGAATCGAGGGACACTTCAAAGTAGTCTTGGCCTTTGAGGGGAAATTAGAAAGACAGATTAGGAGAAAGAAGAGGTTGGTCAGCTGTACGCCAGAGGACAATGAAGCTTTCAAGATGATTTATCAATGTCTCACAGGCATAGAATGAGACAGTGAAGACACTATCTATTTTAATTTGACATGTATTGCCAATAAAGTAGCCAATAAATGCACAGTCGCTAAAATAAAGATTTTATGCTTGGCtgcatgtgtgttttatgtgtgtaccTTCTGATTGTTATGAAGTAAAGCCCAAAGTGCAGAAGCTCCAACACAACAGGTTTCTGTGTCTTTACTTTCCAGACATGAAAACAGCACCTTCATGGCTTTGTCTGAGGGAAAGACAAACAGGTAATTAGTGACATCGATCAATAGTCAAAGAGGGAAAACAAAATAAGTAtctgaatacaaaaaaaaaaaggccaaggTCATAGAACGTATATACTTTACATGAAAGGAAAGAACATAGGCATGTTTCACTACCCTGGAAATGGTCTCAgttatattattttcattttatttactacttattaacccataaagacccagtgctacttttgtgagagttcatatattaatttttctctctatttaatcctttcttatgtgatttatcactatttatcgtATTATCCTattcattttgcatttatttcagtgaaaatcaggtattttcctatattaattttactgatcatgtactttaatcatcatgctgagattgcaTTTGAGgtttatcataccaaaaacagagaaaacttggcaaaaagtgacttttccagtaaaatctatcattaactgaacataaaaataagtgtttccatccactgtcattaatccaactccatgggttttactggtgaatcaatgttgtggaagatgacagcgtttccatgtttactacagagcctctgaacatccaaatgggtcatatctgatgaccacgaaaagctgacaaactgtattttacaccaattatttacatgggatTAGTGgcactaaagttattaaacattttagatcagtagatgcttttggaccctggtgtatatttatttgtatctttatgggttaatttatatgggaactaaaaaagcacttggagagtgcagacctccaccaaggcagatcagtcccccccccagatcaccaccaaaatttaatcatctgtcccttgtgccagtatcaacatttcccgaaaatttcatccaaatccatccataactttttgagttaccttgctaacaaacagacaaaggccgatgaaaacataacctccgccgttccttggcagaagtaataaATATGCCATGGCTAATACAGTCATATCATTCATTTAAATGGAAAAGGATATACCGATTGAGATCAAAATACATGTGTATCAAGTAACGTACACAGGAAATGTGATCTTTCCACAGGAAAGGGAAACAAAATGTTGTGACCTAACCCACCCACCTGGCCCCTCCttgcatgtgtgtatgcatgcatttGCAAAGATGTAAAAAGACTTTGTAGTGTGAGTTTAGTAGCTTTACTAAAGTTTGATCAGTGGTACTGCTACATATTTGGTGATCTAAAATGGCACAGTGGTCTGTTAaaggaaatgaaaaaagaaagtgTGAAAATGCTGTCATGTTTTCCACATATAGTAACTCTTCTTGCCCTTCCATATGCCTACATTACACTTATTGATGTACCATTGGCGATGACATGTGACTTGTTGGCAGGGCAGAAGCAGAGGTTGTGAAGGGTGAGCAGAGCGTGGCGGCGAGCCGACGCGAGGTCTGCCAGCAGTTCTAGAGCTCCCTTGACCCTGAGGATACTCTGCTGGCCGTCCTCTGTGAGGGACAGACTGAGCAGTAGCCTCAGCCACGAAGCCACTGAGCTCCCACCACCAGAGCCTACAGATGAGGCCTTAACTCCTGCTTTGGGCCCTGGCACAGACGGAAAGGCTTGCAGGAAATTATTCTGTGTGTAAAGAAAATGAGACAGACATCAA
This genomic window from Sphaeramia orbicularis chromosome 20, fSphaOr1.1, whole genome shotgun sequence contains:
- the cd226 gene encoding CD226 antigen isoform X1, with amino-acid sequence MEAVKKDHWYFVVLVFLPFLKVAVQQGEAVHTVRLEEGMILDCLCPWEGNLSMVSWTKIPDKDPVAVFHPEYGVAFSYQYRERIEFLRKTPMDGSISLKNVTHQDIGIYHCSVQTFPQGPWTRNIQVEDLDEPPEEEEDDFTQAPTPEVLKTDTELVAELNDNLTISCNPTHNATVLQVIMEKMVHEQQWSIIGVCKKVEGGLVGEDYSDRGRIGCADSLDVSLHLVYVEQEDGGFYRCTFSTDTGIQTTTVTLTVTAPGWFSLSTYMLYIYFGAGAASLVLLVVIIIVAARHRKRNRREEYRVKLHPSQRQPNFYENVSVCPRFAKRPRQIRDCPVYANLPTVRSHKTLRPPHDK
- the cd226 gene encoding CD226 antigen isoform X2, which translates into the protein MEAVKKDHWYFVVLVFLPFLKVAVQQGEAVHTVRLEEGMILDCLCPWEGNLSMVSWTKIPDKDPVAVFHPEYGVAFSYQYRERIEFLRKTPMDGSISLKNVTHQDIGIYHCSVQTFPQGPWTRNIQVEDLDEPPEEEEDDFTQAPTPEVLKTDTELVAELNDNLTISCNPTHNATVLQVIMEKMVHEQQWSIIGVCKKVEGGLVGEDYSDRGRIGCADSLDVSLHLVYVEQEDGGFYRCTFSTDTGIQTTTVTLTVTAPGWFSLSTYMLYIYFGAGAASLVLLVVIIIVAARHRKRNRREEYRVKLHPSQRQKWRQWQRE